From Calditrichota bacterium, the proteins below share one genomic window:
- a CDS encoding T9SS type A sorting domain-containing protein, with protein sequence MKRNFTIVTLVVLGFFLTLGMFADLLAQDTLDVAQGYETLNVAVESDTVSPNPNRVYRLARGGVYLLNGTIKDVGVPIRIVAAKGNGPKPLLIMTADESGESSRYFRPGEDGEWRGLYISGIDNLGNQTGKNTWRIGKEDGRYVIDNCIADGDAQSFIRMDADGQKLFITNSIFSNSFRLSSPGNGRFLDTRGNTQDTIFVQNCTFFNGTGDVLRNGGGIVKYIVFDHVTIEKAIGLNNDFEFNRNVYCQFTNNLLHDMGWEGRDLMSVDSISGCIMPVDSLNAPEIATEEQRKYIMKNNVMGWSPEIRNWIESKDSLQLYPWTDAPGEFFFSNFSNFMFENNIIEDVVFSDGPDATLHLAYIEHRYNDNYLNNNNPDIRLDRNGVGTLTDNPETFGPASDEYDFDYADTFAAYTHAVGGFPVGDLNWFPAKKAEWEAAGSPMTGVHPVNKMNTPAQFELEQNFPNPFNPTTSIVYQLNTEQAVTLGIYNMLGQKVRTLVSNQVQTAGSYKVQWDGCNEVGVYAPSGVYFYRLQAGDKIQSRKMLLIK encoded by the coding sequence GTGTACCGGCTGGCGAGAGGCGGCGTCTATTTGCTCAATGGTACAATTAAAGATGTTGGCGTTCCTATTCGAATTGTTGCGGCTAAGGGTAACGGTCCCAAGCCGCTTCTTATCATGACTGCTGATGAAAGTGGTGAATCGTCGCGCTATTTCAGACCTGGCGAAGATGGCGAATGGAGAGGTTTGTACATTTCCGGAATTGACAATTTGGGAAATCAGACAGGGAAAAACACCTGGCGCATTGGCAAAGAAGACGGCAGATACGTTATTGACAACTGCATTGCCGATGGCGATGCACAAAGTTTCATTCGCATGGATGCTGATGGGCAAAAATTATTTATTACAAATTCCATCTTTTCAAATTCTTTCCGTTTATCATCACCCGGCAATGGACGTTTTTTGGATACTCGCGGCAATACGCAGGACACGATTTTTGTACAAAATTGTACATTTTTTAATGGTACGGGAGATGTGCTCCGAAATGGCGGCGGCATTGTAAAATATATCGTATTTGACCATGTTACCATTGAAAAAGCAATTGGATTGAATAATGATTTTGAATTCAATCGCAACGTGTATTGTCAGTTTACAAACAATCTACTCCATGATATGGGCTGGGAAGGAAGAGATTTGATGTCGGTGGATTCGATCAGTGGATGCATCATGCCGGTCGATTCGCTTAATGCCCCGGAAATTGCCACCGAAGAACAAAGAAAGTACATCATGAAAAATAATGTCATGGGCTGGTCTCCGGAAATCAGAAACTGGATCGAAAGCAAAGATTCCTTGCAATTGTATCCCTGGACAGATGCGCCAGGAGAATTCTTTTTCTCCAATTTTTCCAACTTCATGTTTGAAAATAACATAATCGAAGATGTCGTATTTTCGGACGGCCCTGATGCCACATTACATCTCGCTTATATAGAACACAGATATAATGATAATTACCTCAATAACAATAATCCGGATATTCGATTAGATCGCAACGGGGTGGGAACATTGACTGACAATCCCGAAACATTCGGGCCGGCGAGTGATGAATATGATTTTGATTACGCCGACACGTTTGCGGCTTACACTCATGCAGTGGGCGGATTTCCTGTTGGCGATTTGAACTGGTTCCCGGCGAAGAAGGCGGAATGGGAAGCGGCGGGAAGCCCCATGACAGGCGTGCATCCGGTGAATAAAATGAATACACCGGCTCAGTTCGAATTGGAACAAAATTTTCCCAATCCGTTCAATCCCACGACTTCGATCGTTTACCAATTGAATACTGAACAAGCTGTGACACTGGGTATTTACAACATGCTGGGTCAAAAAGTCCGCACACTGGTCAGCAATCAGGTTCAGACCGCAGGTTCCTACAAAGTGCAGTGGGACGGTTGTAACGAGGTTGGTGTTTACGCGCCGAGCGGCGTCTATTTTTACAGATTGCAGGCAGGCGATAAAATTCAGTCGCGTAAGATGCTGTTAATCAAGTAA